From one Streptomyces sp. CA-210063 genomic stretch:
- a CDS encoding multicopper oxidase domain-containing protein: MDGMDRRGFNRRLLLGGAAAATSLSLAIETVASPEAASAAMPAKTAPAGGEVKHIKMYAEKLPDGQMGYGFEKGKASIPGPLIELNEGDTLHIEFENTMDVAASLHVHGLDYEISSDGTKLNKSDVEPGGTRTYTWRTHAPGARKDGTWRAGSAGYWHYHDHVVGTEHGTGGIRKGLYGPVIVRRKGDVLPDKTVTVVFNDMLINNKPAHSGPDFDATVGDRVEFVVITHGEYYHTFHLHGHRWADNRTGQLTGPDDPSQVIDNKIVGPADSFGFQVVAGEGVGAGAWMYHCHVQSHSDMGMVGLFLVRKTDGTIPGYEPHEPHESAESEASGASHKH, from the coding sequence ATGGACGGAATGGACAGACGAGGGTTCAACCGGCGGCTGCTGCTGGGTGGCGCGGCTGCCGCGACATCGTTGTCCTTGGCCATTGAGACCGTCGCCAGTCCCGAGGCCGCGAGCGCCGCCATGCCGGCGAAGACGGCCCCGGCCGGCGGCGAGGTCAAGCACATCAAGATGTACGCCGAGAAGCTGCCCGACGGGCAGATGGGCTACGGCTTCGAGAAGGGCAAGGCCTCGATTCCCGGCCCGTTGATCGAGCTCAACGAGGGCGACACGCTGCACATCGAGTTCGAGAACACGATGGATGTGGCGGCCAGCCTGCACGTCCACGGTCTCGACTACGAGATCTCCAGCGACGGCACCAAGCTCAACAAGAGCGATGTCGAGCCCGGCGGCACCCGCACCTACACCTGGCGCACGCACGCCCCCGGCGCCCGCAAGGACGGCACCTGGCGCGCGGGCAGCGCCGGCTACTGGCACTACCACGACCATGTCGTCGGCACCGAACACGGCACGGGCGGCATCCGCAAAGGCCTCTACGGCCCGGTGATCGTCCGCCGCAAGGGCGACGTCCTCCCCGACAAGACCGTCACCGTCGTCTTCAACGACATGCTGATCAACAACAAGCCCGCCCACTCCGGCCCCGACTTCGACGCCACCGTGGGCGACCGCGTCGAGTTCGTCGTCATCACCCACGGCGAGTACTACCACACCTTCCATCTGCACGGTCACCGCTGGGCCGACAACCGCACCGGCCAGCTCACCGGCCCCGACGACCCCAGCCAGGTCATCGACAACAAGATCGTCGGCCCCGCCGACTCCTTCGGCTTCCAGGTCGTCGCCGGCGAGGGTGTCGGCGCCGGCGCCTGGATGTACCACTGCCACGTCCAGAGCCACTCCGACATGGGCATGGTCGGCCTGTTCCTGGTACGCAAGACGGACGGCACGATTCCGGGGTACGAGCCCCATGAGCCGCACGAGTCCGCCGAGTCCGAGGCCTCGGGCGCGTCCCACAAGCACTGA
- a CDS encoding ThuA domain-containing protein: MYLRGLSDAKRRAWAATLTASVVTAGLLSGPAAHARPAPEPPLTTMSIKSPPGGAGPQVLIFHGSAAAGDESPVVNAGIEAIERIGLSGPAAERFEVVATDDASVFTDESRLSGFNAVVFLTGGGDVLDPEQEAGLETYMEAGGGFVGVHDAARAEPYSDWFTGLIGARPAASSPTAVQRATVEVGDRKHPATKGLPVQWKRPDKWFNWTKNPSGTVHTVARVRESTYQPGTSANGWDHPVSWCRDYDGGRSFYTGMGGTVSAYDETDFRTHLRGALLWTSRLTQADCKATIDANYKAERLTQPNQPGQNDQIGEPHGLVTAPDGRVFYIGRGGADSSQPVVTDWNNPDIGKGKGEIHVYDPRTKKVTLAGALTVFGNKGGGDELIKVEEGLLGIELDPGFQQNGWVYLHYTPHSRINRDTRMAERRVSRFTLDLAANKLDLSSEKVLLKWPVQIHSCCHAGGGMTWDSEGNLYIATGDNNSSGFSGGYSGNNPEPNYKGVSFADARRTAGNTNNLNGKILRIHPEPDGTYTLPDGNLFTGKETDEGGGKTRGEIYVMGVRNPARIFVDQQTDVLYAGWVGPDASAPSTTWGPAKYDTFAAITEAGNRGWPYCMGNKQPYRDRNLPDPSKPLGWYDCDHPKNESPNNDGLVNVPPVTGNNIWYSPQGGAPDFPRDAGGVPSYKNEEATYLLPWLKGGGQATMNGPVYRYDDDVTDSGQWPAYWDGKWFVGDFYDGDQPRHAVLTDPKNQGSGGLPIHAESLKKIVPVGTNGIRNLMDWKFGPDGSLYVLDYGRGFFTSDAKSALWRVTYTGGGPTPAADELARKAE, translated from the coding sequence ATGTACTTACGAGGGTTGAGCGACGCGAAGAGACGGGCCTGGGCGGCCACCCTGACCGCCTCGGTCGTCACCGCGGGGCTTCTGTCGGGCCCCGCGGCCCATGCGCGTCCGGCGCCGGAGCCGCCGCTGACAACGATGTCGATCAAGTCACCGCCAGGCGGCGCGGGCCCCCAGGTGCTGATCTTCCACGGCTCCGCGGCGGCCGGGGACGAGTCGCCCGTCGTGAACGCCGGGATCGAGGCGATCGAGCGGATCGGCCTGTCCGGGCCCGCCGCCGAGCGGTTCGAGGTCGTCGCCACCGACGACGCGTCCGTGTTCACCGACGAGTCCCGGTTGAGCGGCTTCAACGCCGTGGTCTTCCTCACCGGCGGCGGTGACGTCCTCGATCCCGAGCAGGAGGCGGGACTCGAGACCTACATGGAGGCGGGCGGCGGTTTCGTCGGCGTCCATGACGCGGCCCGCGCCGAGCCGTACTCGGACTGGTTCACGGGCCTGATCGGCGCCCGACCGGCCGCGTCGAGCCCAACGGCCGTACAGCGTGCGACCGTTGAGGTCGGTGACCGGAAGCATCCGGCCACCAAGGGCCTGCCCGTGCAGTGGAAGCGGCCCGACAAGTGGTTCAACTGGACGAAGAACCCGTCCGGCACCGTGCACACCGTGGCCCGGGTGCGCGAGTCGACGTACCAGCCGGGCACGAGCGCCAACGGCTGGGACCATCCGGTGAGTTGGTGCCGAGACTACGACGGCGGCCGTTCCTTCTACACGGGCATGGGCGGGACCGTCTCGGCGTACGACGAGACCGACTTCCGTACGCATCTGCGCGGCGCCCTGTTGTGGACCTCCCGCCTCACCCAGGCCGACTGCAAGGCGACGATCGACGCCAACTACAAGGCGGAGCGGCTGACGCAGCCCAACCAGCCGGGGCAGAACGACCAGATCGGTGAGCCGCACGGCCTGGTCACCGCGCCCGACGGACGGGTCTTCTACATCGGCCGGGGCGGCGCCGACTCGTCCCAGCCCGTGGTCACCGACTGGAACAACCCGGACATCGGCAAGGGCAAGGGCGAGATCCACGTCTACGACCCCAGGACGAAGAAGGTCACCCTCGCGGGCGCGCTCACCGTCTTCGGCAACAAGGGCGGCGGCGACGAGCTGATCAAGGTCGAAGAGGGGCTGCTGGGCATCGAGTTGGACCCCGGCTTCCAGCAGAACGGCTGGGTGTATCTGCACTACACGCCGCACTCCCGGATCAACCGCGACACCCGTATGGCCGAGCGCCGCGTCTCCCGCTTCACCCTCGACCTCGCCGCGAACAAGCTGGACCTGAGCAGCGAGAAGGTGCTGCTCAAGTGGCCGGTGCAGATCCACAGTTGCTGCCACGCGGGCGGCGGGATGACCTGGGACTCCGAGGGCAACCTGTACATCGCGACCGGCGACAACAACTCCAGTGGCTTCAGCGGTGGTTACTCGGGCAACAACCCCGAGCCCAACTACAAGGGCGTCTCGTTCGCCGACGCCCGCCGCACCGCCGGCAACACCAACAACCTCAACGGCAAGATCCTGCGCATCCACCCGGAGCCCGACGGCACGTACACCCTGCCCGACGGCAACCTCTTCACCGGGAAGGAGACCGACGAGGGTGGCGGCAAGACGCGCGGCGAGATCTATGTGATGGGCGTCAGAAACCCCGCGCGGATCTTCGTCGACCAGCAGACGGACGTCCTCTACGCGGGCTGGGTCGGCCCCGACGCGAGCGCGCCGTCGACGACCTGGGGTCCGGCGAAGTACGACACGTTCGCCGCCATCACCGAGGCGGGCAACCGGGGTTGGCCGTACTGCATGGGCAACAAGCAGCCCTACCGGGACCGTAATCTGCCGGACCCGTCGAAGCCGCTCGGCTGGTACGACTGCGACCACCCGAAGAACGAGTCGCCGAACAACGACGGGCTTGTCAATGTGCCCCCGGTGACAGGCAACAACATCTGGTACTCCCCGCAAGGCGGCGCCCCCGACTTCCCGCGGGACGCGGGCGGCGTCCCCTCGTACAAGAACGAGGAGGCCACGTATCTGCTGCCGTGGCTGAAGGGTGGCGGGCAGGCCACGATGAACGGACCGGTGTACCGGTACGACGATGACGTCACCGACTCCGGTCAGTGGCCGGCCTATTGGGACGGCAAGTGGTTCGTCGGCGACTTCTACGACGGCGACCAGCCGCGCCACGCGGTGCTCACCGACCCGAAGAACCAGGGCAGCGGCGGTCTCCCGATCCACGCGGAGTCGCTGAAGAAGATCGTGCCGGTCGGCACCAACGGCATCCGGAACCTCATGGACTGGAAGTTCGGGCCGGACGGCTCGCTGTACGTCCTGGACTACGGGCGCGGCTTCTTCACCTCGGACGCCAAGTCGGCGCTCTGGCGTGTCACTTACACAGGTGGCGGTCCCACGCCGGCCGCCGACGAGCTGGCGAGGAAGGCGGAGTGA
- a CDS encoding OmpL47-type beta-barrel domain-containing protein — MRERRLWAALLAALLMVLGLTSTPASGRTKEAQDPTAAAQVLTWTAGDDITKYTTAPQTAEAGPTTIVFENSTATGNTMGMPHTLTFDVSDPEYNNDVPLNILANPSDDQGGRHTAEVTLTPGRYRYYCTIPGHGQMQGILVVTEGTGEDTTAPETAASVSGTQNSSGAYVGSASVAVSATDTGGSGVERIEYAIGDTGAWVPYTTPVVIDQVGAHKVRYRAIDKAGNTAAEKSVEFTVVAPPTDDATAPETSATVAGEQNPQGDYVSMATVTVSASDTGSGVNTIEYALGDSGAWQPYTAPVMVHEVGTHKVRFRATDKAGNVSAEKSVGFTVVAPPADDTTPPVTGVTVEGDRNSAGAYLRSAKVTVSATDHGGSGVAAIEYSLDGGPYLAYTTPVLVDRAGTHTVMYRASDKAGNTAAARSVSFTVVSGGGVPAPNCAEYDERLTVFVGTVDSGVPNRVTNNRCRVNELIEDEKEWTSHALFLKHVRTVMDGLLREGVVDRREYDAIQEAAAESGIGKPGQTEGYRTILDGTAESFAKWQQVGGGSFGLNADGSITSGTTKAGLGMLWFPERKYGDFSLRLQWRDDAPGTSNANSGVFVRFPWVHEHSEETRPEWVAIKYGHEVQVLDRPDGDMYKTGSVYGFDRVGLAGAGVTQKGTWNDYEIRVVDQHYSVYRNGVLINEFDNIGGQDFTPPRSDDPGTDGRRFASGYLGLQVHGTTDVVSYRDIRIKEL, encoded by the coding sequence ATGCGTGAAAGACGTCTGTGGGCGGCCTTGTTGGCGGCCCTGCTGATGGTGCTCGGACTGACGTCGACGCCCGCGTCCGGCCGTACGAAGGAGGCACAGGACCCGACCGCCGCCGCCCAGGTGCTCACCTGGACCGCCGGCGACGACATCACCAAGTACACGACCGCCCCGCAGACCGCGGAGGCGGGCCCGACCACCATCGTCTTCGAGAACAGCACGGCGACCGGCAACACCATGGGGATGCCGCACACGTTGACGTTCGACGTCTCCGACCCGGAGTACAACAACGACGTCCCGCTCAACATCCTGGCCAACCCCAGCGACGACCAGGGCGGCCGCCACACCGCCGAGGTGACGCTCACCCCCGGCCGCTACCGCTACTACTGCACGATCCCCGGGCACGGTCAGATGCAGGGCATCCTCGTGGTGACCGAGGGCACCGGCGAGGACACCACCGCTCCGGAGACGGCCGCCTCGGTCAGCGGAACGCAGAACTCCTCGGGCGCGTACGTCGGTTCGGCGTCCGTGGCGGTGAGCGCGACCGACACGGGCGGCTCGGGTGTCGAGCGGATCGAGTACGCGATCGGCGACACGGGCGCCTGGGTGCCGTACACCACGCCCGTCGTGATCGACCAGGTCGGCGCCCACAAGGTCCGCTACCGGGCGATCGACAAGGCGGGCAACACAGCGGCGGAGAAGAGCGTCGAGTTCACCGTCGTGGCGCCGCCGACGGACGACGCGACAGCACCGGAGACCTCGGCGACGGTGGCCGGTGAGCAGAATCCGCAGGGCGACTACGTCTCCATGGCGACCGTCACCGTGTCCGCGTCGGACACCGGCTCCGGGGTCAACACCATCGAGTACGCGCTCGGCGACTCGGGCGCCTGGCAGCCGTACACGGCGCCCGTGATGGTGCACGAGGTGGGCACGCACAAGGTGCGGTTCCGGGCGACGGACAAGGCGGGGAACGTCTCGGCCGAGAAGAGCGTCGGCTTCACCGTCGTCGCCCCGCCCGCCGACGACACCACACCACCGGTGACGGGCGTGACCGTGGAGGGCGACCGGAACTCCGCCGGCGCGTACCTCAGGAGCGCGAAGGTCACCGTCAGCGCAACCGACCACGGCGGCTCGGGTGTCGCCGCGATCGAGTACTCGCTGGACGGCGGCCCCTATCTCGCCTACACCACACCGGTGTTGGTCGACCGCGCGGGCACGCACACGGTCATGTACCGGGCGAGTGACAAGGCGGGCAACACGGCCGCGGCACGGTCCGTCAGCTTCACGGTCGTCTCGGGCGGGGGTGTCCCGGCGCCCAACTGCGCCGAGTACGACGAGCGGTTGACGGTATTCGTCGGCACGGTCGACTCGGGTGTGCCGAACCGGGTCACCAACAACCGTTGCCGCGTCAATGAGTTGATCGAGGACGAGAAGGAGTGGACGTCCCACGCCCTGTTCCTCAAGCATGTGAGGACCGTCATGGACGGCCTGCTGCGGGAAGGGGTCGTCGACCGGCGCGAGTACGACGCGATCCAGGAGGCGGCCGCGGAGTCCGGCATCGGCAAGCCCGGACAGACGGAGGGCTACCGGACGATCCTCGACGGCACGGCGGAGTCGTTCGCCAAGTGGCAGCAGGTGGGCGGCGGTTCGTTCGGGCTGAACGCCGACGGCTCGATCACGTCCGGTACGACGAAGGCCGGGCTCGGCATGCTGTGGTTCCCCGAGCGGAAGTACGGCGACTTCTCACTGCGTCTCCAGTGGCGTGACGACGCGCCCGGCACCTCCAACGCCAACTCCGGTGTGTTCGTACGGTTCCCGTGGGTCCACGAGCACTCCGAGGAGACGCGGCCGGAATGGGTGGCCATCAAGTACGGCCATGAGGTGCAGGTCCTCGACCGGCCCGACGGCGACATGTACAAGACGGGGTCGGTCTACGGCTTCGACCGGGTGGGGCTCGCCGGTGCGGGCGTCACCCAGAAGGGCACCTGGAACGACTACGAGATCCGCGTGGTCGACCAGCACTACTCGGTCTACCGCAACGGCGTCCTGATCAACGAGTTCGACAACATCGGCGGCCAGGACTTCACCCCGCCCCGCTCGGACGACCCGGGCACGGACGGGCGACGGTTCGCCTCCGGCTACCTCGGACTCCAGGTCCACGGCACGACGGATGTCGTCTCCTACCGGGACATCCGGATCAAGGAACTGTAG
- the ligD gene encoding non-homologous end-joining DNA ligase, protein MGEAVELEAAGRTVRLSSPDKIFFPERGFTKLDLARYYLAVGPGILRALRNRPTTLERYPEGVTGENFFQKRAPKNMPDWIPTAHITFPSGRSADEMCPTEVAAVVWAAQFGTLTFHPWPVRRDDVDRPDELRIDLDPQPGTDYADAVRAAHELRSVLHDYGDLRGWPKTSGGRGLHVFVPIRPDWTFTQVRRAAIAVARELERRMPDQVTTAWWKEERGEKTFVDYNQTARDRTIASAYSVRPRPHAPVSAPLTWDEVGVAVPGDFDLATMPSRFAEVGDVHADMDDHAFSLEALLELAARDEHDHGLADLPYPPEYPKMPGEPKRVQPSRAKKA, encoded by the coding sequence ATGGGTGAAGCGGTGGAGCTGGAGGCGGCGGGGCGGACGGTACGGCTGTCCAGCCCGGACAAGATCTTCTTCCCGGAGCGCGGCTTCACCAAGCTGGACCTCGCCCGGTACTACCTCGCCGTCGGCCCCGGCATCCTGCGGGCCCTGCGCAACCGGCCCACCACCCTGGAGCGCTACCCGGAGGGGGTCACGGGCGAGAACTTCTTCCAGAAGCGGGCTCCCAAGAACATGCCCGACTGGATCCCCACCGCCCACATCACCTTCCCCAGCGGCCGCAGCGCCGACGAGATGTGCCCCACCGAGGTCGCCGCCGTCGTATGGGCCGCCCAGTTCGGCACGCTCACCTTCCACCCGTGGCCCGTCCGCCGCGACGACGTCGACCGCCCCGACGAACTCCGCATCGATCTCGACCCCCAGCCCGGCACCGACTACGCCGACGCCGTCCGCGCCGCCCACGAACTCCGCTCCGTCCTGCACGACTACGGCGATCTGCGCGGCTGGCCCAAGACCTCCGGTGGGCGCGGCCTGCATGTCTTCGTGCCGATCCGGCCCGACTGGACCTTCACCCAGGTCCGCCGCGCGGCCATCGCCGTGGCCCGCGAACTGGAGCGCCGGATGCCGGACCAGGTGACCACGGCCTGGTGGAAGGAGGAGCGCGGCGAGAAGACCTTCGTCGACTACAATCAGACCGCCCGCGACCGCACCATCGCCTCCGCCTACTCCGTACGCCCCCGCCCGCACGCTCCCGTCTCCGCGCCCCTCACCTGGGACGAGGTGGGCGTCGCCGTGCCCGGCGACTTCGACCTGGCGACCATGCCGTCGCGCTTCGCCGAGGTCGGTGACGTCCACGCCGACATGGACGACCACGCGTTCTCCCTGGAGGCGCTGTTGGAGCTGGCCGCTCGGGACGAACACGACCATGGGCTCGCTGATCTGCCGTACCCGCCGGAGTATCCGAAGATGCCGGGGGAGCCGAAGCGGGTGCAGCCGAGCCGGGCGAAGAAGGCGTGA
- a CDS encoding ATP-dependent DNA ligase → MDLPVMPPVKPMLAKSVAKIPPDMHYEAKWDGFRAIVFRDGAEVEIGSRTGKTLTRYFPELAAALRERLPEHCVVDGEIVIVRKGRLDFDALTERIHPADSRVRMLAETTPASFVAFDLLALNDESLLDVPLVDRRALLELALSEVTAPVHIAPATTDRELAEQWFEQYEGAGLDGVIAKPLNLRYRQDERAMFKIKHERTADVVVAGYRLHKSGPVVGSLLLGLYDDGGTLQHVGVCAAFPMKRRAELVAELEPLRMADVGEHPWAAWSDEAAHETARLPGAPSRWSTKKDFSWVPLRPEQVAEVAYDHMENGVRFRHTARFRRWRPDRTAESCTYAQLEEPVNYDLTEILGPGPGPEPG, encoded by the coding sequence ATGGATCTGCCGGTGATGCCGCCCGTGAAACCGATGCTCGCCAAGTCCGTGGCGAAGATCCCGCCGGACATGCACTACGAGGCGAAGTGGGACGGATTCCGGGCGATCGTTTTCCGCGACGGGGCCGAGGTGGAGATCGGCAGCCGTACCGGGAAGACGCTGACCAGGTACTTCCCCGAGCTGGCGGCGGCGTTGCGGGAACGGTTGCCGGAGCACTGTGTGGTGGACGGGGAGATCGTGATCGTCCGGAAGGGGCGGCTGGACTTCGACGCCCTGACCGAGCGCATCCACCCCGCGGACTCCCGCGTCCGGATGCTGGCCGAGACGACCCCGGCCTCGTTCGTCGCGTTCGACCTGCTCGCCCTGAACGACGAATCGCTGCTCGACGTCCCGCTCGTCGACCGGCGAGCGCTCCTCGAGCTGGCCCTGTCGGAGGTCACCGCCCCCGTCCATATCGCCCCGGCGACCACGGACCGTGAGCTGGCCGAGCAGTGGTTCGAGCAGTACGAGGGGGCGGGCCTGGACGGAGTGATCGCCAAGCCGCTCAATCTGCGCTACCGGCAGGACGAGCGGGCCATGTTCAAGATCAAGCACGAGCGCACGGCCGACGTGGTGGTCGCCGGCTACCGCCTCCACAAGAGCGGGCCGGTGGTCGGCTCGCTGCTGCTGGGCCTGTACGATGACGGGGGCACCCTTCAGCACGTGGGCGTGTGCGCCGCGTTCCCCATGAAGCGGCGGGCTGAGCTGGTGGCCGAGTTGGAGCCGCTGCGGATGGCGGACGTCGGGGAGCACCCGTGGGCGGCCTGGTCCGACGAGGCGGCGCATGAGACGGCCAGGCTTCCGGGCGCGCCGAGCCGCTGGTCGACGAAGAAGGACTTCTCCTGGGTGCCGCTGCGGCCCGAGCAGGTCGCCGAGGTGGCGTACGACCACATGGAGAACGGCGTCCGTTTCCGCCACACGGCCCGCTTCCGCCGCTGGCGCCCGGACCGCACGGCCGAGAGCTGCACCTATGCCCAGCTGGAGGAGCCGGTGAACTACGACCTGACGGAGATCCTCGGGCCCGGACCGGGACCCGAACCCGGGTAG
- a CDS encoding zinc-dependent alcohol dehydrogenase produces the protein MKAVTWQGKRDVRVETVPDPVIQEPTDAIVRITSTGLCGSDLHLYEVLTPFMTPGDILGHEPMGVVEEVGAGVPDLAAGDRVVVPFQIACGNCWMCLTGLPTQCETTQCTGEGMGAALFGYTRLYGAVPGGQAEYLRVPQAQFGPIKVPEGPPDDRFLYLSDVLPTAWQAVEYAHIPPGGSVAVLGLGPIGDMACRVAQQRGAEQVFGVDLVPERLRRARERGVETFDLRDFDSEKDLVSAVQDRTAGRGPDSVIDAVGTEAHGSAAARLAQNATGLLPRAIGARFAEHLSVDRLAALYTAIDLVRRGGTISLSGVYGGKVDPLPLLTMFDKQIRLRMGQANVRTWSDDILPLLTDDDPLGVDSFATHRVPLTEAPHAYAMFQRKEDGAVKVLMEP, from the coding sequence ATGAAGGCAGTGACGTGGCAGGGCAAGCGGGACGTGCGCGTGGAGACCGTGCCCGATCCGGTGATCCAGGAGCCGACGGACGCGATCGTGCGCATCACCTCCACCGGGCTGTGCGGCTCCGACCTGCACCTGTACGAAGTGCTCACGCCGTTCATGACACCGGGCGACATCCTCGGCCACGAACCCATGGGCGTCGTCGAGGAGGTCGGCGCCGGGGTGCCGGACCTGGCGGCCGGGGACCGCGTGGTCGTGCCGTTCCAGATCGCCTGCGGCAACTGCTGGATGTGCCTCACGGGGCTGCCCACCCAGTGCGAGACCACGCAGTGCACCGGCGAGGGCATGGGCGCGGCCCTCTTCGGCTACACCCGGCTGTACGGCGCGGTCCCGGGCGGCCAGGCCGAGTACCTGCGCGTCCCGCAGGCACAGTTCGGGCCGATCAAGGTGCCGGAAGGGCCGCCCGACGACCGGTTCCTCTATCTCTCCGACGTGCTCCCCACCGCCTGGCAGGCGGTCGAGTACGCGCACATCCCGCCCGGCGGCAGCGTCGCCGTGCTCGGCCTCGGCCCCATCGGGGACATGGCCTGCCGGGTGGCCCAGCAGCGCGGCGCCGAGCAGGTGTTCGGAGTCGATCTGGTGCCCGAGCGGCTGCGCCGGGCGCGTGAACGGGGCGTCGAGACGTTCGACCTCCGGGACTTCGACAGCGAGAAGGATCTCGTCAGCGCAGTCCAGGACCGGACCGCCGGACGCGGCCCCGACTCGGTGATCGACGCCGTCGGCACCGAGGCCCACGGCAGCGCGGCCGCCCGCCTCGCCCAGAACGCGACCGGACTGCTGCCCCGGGCCATCGGGGCACGGTTCGCGGAACACCTCAGCGTGGACCGGCTGGCCGCCCTCTACACGGCCATCGACCTCGTACGACGCGGCGGCACCATCTCCCTCTCCGGCGTCTACGGCGGCAAGGTCGATCCGCTGCCCCTGCTCACCATGTTCGACAAGCAGATCCGGCTGCGCATGGGCCAGGCCAACGTCCGTACCTGGAGCGACGACATCCTGCCGCTCCTCACCGACGACGACCCGCTCGGCGTCGACTCCTTCGCCACCCACCGGGTGCCGCTCACCGAGGCACCGCACGCGTACGCGATGTTCCAGCGCAAGGAGGACGGGGCGGTGAAGGTGCTGATGGAGCCCTGA
- a CDS encoding DUF3048 domain-containing protein — MEVKARRVRHQGATGLLLAAVTAGALLSGCTGGDSDDDGRGESEGRRDDQVSTAPVGSILAVKIDNVRAARPQTGLDAADIVYAEQVEGGLSRLMAVYATKFPETVGPVRSARESDLELLRQFDEPTLAFSGAQSKLLPLIDKAPLRAETPGDTADAFYRGTDKPAPHNLYLRPGKLIDSPPGDDALTTGFQYGPAPTGGTPEDSRTIRYPAARFTFTWSDDRQRWLVSMDGTETVLTDGNRVAPATVVVQHVTVRESQFKDFRGNNTPYTETVGSGRAEVLRDGRTFDGNWERKTDTDGTSFTTTDGKPMNFAEGQVWVVFTKA; from the coding sequence ATGGAAGTGAAAGCGCGGCGGGTGCGGCACCAGGGGGCCACGGGGTTGCTGCTCGCCGCCGTGACGGCGGGCGCCCTGCTGTCGGGCTGCACCGGGGGCGACTCGGACGACGACGGACGCGGAGAGAGCGAGGGCCGCCGTGACGACCAGGTCAGCACGGCACCCGTCGGCTCGATACTCGCCGTGAAGATCGACAACGTACGCGCGGCCAGACCCCAGACAGGTCTCGATGCCGCGGACATCGTCTACGCGGAGCAGGTCGAGGGCGGCCTGAGCCGACTGATGGCCGTGTACGCGACGAAGTTCCCGGAGACCGTCGGCCCGGTGCGCAGTGCCCGCGAGTCCGACCTGGAGCTCCTCCGCCAGTTCGACGAGCCGACCCTGGCCTTCTCCGGGGCCCAGAGCAAGCTGCTCCCCCTGATCGACAAGGCACCGCTGCGCGCCGAGACCCCGGGGGACACCGCCGACGCGTTCTACCGCGGCACCGACAAGCCCGCCCCGCACAACCTCTACCTGCGCCCCGGGAAACTCATCGACTCCCCACCCGGCGACGACGCCCTCACCACCGGCTTCCAGTACGGCCCGGCACCCACCGGCGGCACACCGGAGGACTCCCGCACGATCCGCTACCCGGCGGCCCGCTTCACCTTCACCTGGTCCGACGACCGCCAACGCTGGCTGGTCTCCATGGACGGCACGGAAACGGTCCTGACCGACGGCAACCGGGTGGCTCCGGCGACGGTGGTCGTGCAACACGTGACGGTACGCGAGTCCCAGTTCAAGGACTTCCGGGGCAACAACACGCCGTACACGGAGACCGTCGGCTCCGGCCGCGCCGAGGTCCTGCGCGACGGCCGGACGTTCGACGGGAACTGGGAGCGGAAGACGGACACGGACGGCACCAGCTTCACGACAACGGACGGCAAGCCGATGAACTTCGCGGAGGGGCAGGTGTGGGTGGTGTTCACGAAGGCATGA
- a CDS encoding MarR family winged helix-turn-helix transcriptional regulator, giving the protein MAAVDLSTHPGHLARRLQQAHYLLWNVMVSEEITSPQFAVLNTLVAEPGLDQRTVGERVGLDRSTMSEVISRLGRRGLLDKVRDPQDGRRFLLRLTEEGVRTHRKLTVRTARMNQVFLAPLSAQEQEVFFELIRRVADAAEELRSPAESMGAH; this is encoded by the coding sequence ATGGCCGCGGTGGACCTCTCCACCCACCCCGGGCACCTGGCCCGACGGCTGCAGCAGGCCCACTACCTGCTGTGGAACGTGATGGTCTCCGAGGAGATCACCTCGCCGCAGTTCGCGGTCCTCAACACGCTCGTCGCCGAGCCGGGGCTCGACCAGCGCACGGTGGGGGAGCGGGTCGGGCTCGACCGGTCCACGATGTCCGAGGTCATCAGCCGGCTCGGGCGGCGGGGGCTCCTCGACAAGGTGCGCGATCCGCAGGACGGGCGACGGTTCCTGCTGCGCCTCACCGAGGAGGGCGTGCGGACGCATCGCAAGCTCACGGTGCGGACGGCCCGGATGAACCAGGTGTTCCTGGCGCCCTTGTCGGCGCAGGAGCAGGAGGTGTTCTTCGAGCTGATACGGCGGGTCGCCGATGCGGCGGAGGAGTTGCGCAGCCCGGCCGAGTCGATGGGTGCCCACTAG